One genomic segment of Sminthopsis crassicaudata isolate SCR6 chromosome 4, ASM4859323v1, whole genome shotgun sequence includes these proteins:
- the LOC141539913 gene encoding histone H4: protein MSGRGKGGKGLGKGGAKRHRKVLRDNIQGITKPAIRRLARRGGVKRISGLIYEETRGVLKVFLENVIRDAVTYTEHAKRKTVTAMDVVYALKRQGRTLYGFGG from the coding sequence ATGTCTGGTCGTGGTAAGGGAGGTAAGGGCCTTGGTAAAGGAGGTGCCAAGCGGCACAGGAAGGTGCTCCGGGATAACATTCAGGGCATCACCAAGCCCGCTATCCGTCGTCTGGCCCGCCGTGGGGGCGTCAAGCGCATCTCGGGGCTCATCTACGAGGAGACCCGCGGCGTGTTGAAGGTGTTCCTGGAGAACGTGATCCGGGACGCCGTCACCTACACCGAGCACGCCAAGAGGAAGACGGTCACCGCCATGGACGTGGTCTACGCCCTGAAGCGCCAGGGCCGTACCCTCTACGGCTTCGGTGGTTAA